The following coding sequences are from one Musa acuminata AAA Group cultivar baxijiao chromosome BXJ2-4, Cavendish_Baxijiao_AAA, whole genome shotgun sequence window:
- the LOC103981180 gene encoding protein ANTHESIS POMOTING FACTOR 1 isoform X1, giving the protein MSAITELSQETVRSMAVGAVFTDYAGKISSIDFHRTEDLLITASEDDSIRLYDIANAKLLKTTYHKKHGADRICFTHHPSSILCSSRYNIESTNESLRYLSLYDNRCLRYFKGHKQRVVSLCMSPINDSFMSGSLDHSVRIWDLRVNACQGILRLRGRPTVAYDQQGLVFAVAMEGGAIKLFDSRSYDKGPFDTFLVGGDTAEVCDIKFSNDGRSMVLTTTNNNIYILDAYGGDKRCGFSLEPSPNLTTEATFTPDGQYVVAGSGDGTLHAWYINKPNEVASWNSYIGAVTCLKWAPRRVMFAAASTALTFWIPKSNEEPSNGEATAGE; this is encoded by the exons atgtcTGCGATCACAGAGCTCAGCCAAGAGACCGTGCGCAGCATGGCCGTTGGCGCCGTCTTCACGGACTAC GCAGGGAAAATAAGTTCTATTGATTTTCATCGAACGGAAGATCTTCTTATTACTGCAAGTGAGGATGACTCTATACGCCTTTATGATATTGCAAATGCTAA GCTGCTGAAGACCACATATCACAAGAAGCATGGTGCTGATCGAATTTGCTTTACACACCATCCAAGTTCCATTTTGTGCTCATCAAGATACAATATAGAGTCGACAAATG AATCATTGCGATATTTATCTCTGTATGATAATCGTTGCCTACGGTACTTCAAGGGGCACAAGCAGAG AGTTGTTTCACTGTGCATGTCTCCTATAAATGACAGCTTCATGTCAGGTTCTCTTGACCATAGCGTAAGAATATGGGATCTCCGTGTAAATGCATGCCAG GGAATTCTGCGGTTACGTGGAAGGCCCACTGTTGCTTATGATCAACAAGGCCTTGTTTTTGCTGTGGCAATGGAAGGGGGTGCTATCAAATTGTTTGATTCTCGTTCGTATGACAAG GGTCCATTTGATACTTTTCTTGTTGGTGGAGATACTGCCGAGGTCTGTGATATCAAATTCAGCAATGATGGCAGGTCTATGGTTTTGACAACCACAAATAACAATATCTACATTCTAGATGCCTATGGAGGAGATAAG CGTTGTGGATTCAGTTTGGAGCCATCACCTAATTTAACAACCGAGGCTACATTTACTCCAGATGGGCAATATGTGGTGGCAG GTTCAGGAGATGGAACATTGCATGCTTGGTACATCAACAAGCCCAATGAG GTGGCTTCCTGGAACAGTTACATAGGTGCAGTGACTTGCTTAAAGTGGGCACCGAGGAGAGTCATGTTTGCAGCTGCATCAACCGCCCTAACATTTTGGATACCCAAATCAAACGAGGAACCCAGCAATGGTGAAGCTACCGCCGGAGAATGA
- the LOC103981179 gene encoding dehydrin Xero 1 codes for MEYSRDEHGKPIPMTDTYGNPIQTDEYGNPMPATQGYGVGAGVAGKEQHHGGGGITGMLHRSGSSSSSSSEDDGQGGRRKKKGLKQKIKEKLPGGHKEHESSVEKQHEKKGFVEKVKEKMPGHHKE; via the exons ATGGAATACTCGAGGGACGAGCATGGTAAACCGATCCCGATGACGGACACGTACGGAAACCCGATCCAGACGGACGAGTACGGCAACCCGATGCCGGCGACCCAAGGATACGGGGTCGGCGCGGGCGTCGCCGGCAAGGAGCAGCACCATGGGGGCGGGGGCATAACCGGCATGCTCCACCGCTCGGGCAGCTCCAGCTCCAGCTCG TCGGAGGACGATGGGCAAGGTgggcggaggaagaagaaggggttGAAGCAGAAGATAAAGGAGAAGCTGCCGGGTGGGCACAAGGAGCATGAGAGCAGCGTCGAGAAGCAGCACGAGAAGAAGGGATTCGTGGAGAAGGTAAAGGAGAAGATGCCCGGCCACCACAAGGAGTAG
- the LOC103981180 gene encoding protein ANTHESIS POMOTING FACTOR 1 isoform X2: MTLYAFMILQMLSELLKTTYHKKHGADRICFTHHPSSILCSSRYNIESTNESLRYLSLYDNRCLRYFKGHKQRVVSLCMSPINDSFMSGSLDHSVRIWDLRVNACQGILRLRGRPTVAYDQQGLVFAVAMEGGAIKLFDSRSYDKGPFDTFLVGGDTAEVCDIKFSNDGRSMVLTTTNNNIYILDAYGGDKRCGFSLEPSPNLTTEATFTPDGQYVVAGSGDGTLHAWYINKPNEVASWNSYIGAVTCLKWAPRRVMFAAASTALTFWIPKSNEEPSNGEATAGE, from the exons ATGACTCTATACGCCTTTATGATATTGCAAATGCTAAGTGA GCTGCTGAAGACCACATATCACAAGAAGCATGGTGCTGATCGAATTTGCTTTACACACCATCCAAGTTCCATTTTGTGCTCATCAAGATACAATATAGAGTCGACAAATG AATCATTGCGATATTTATCTCTGTATGATAATCGTTGCCTACGGTACTTCAAGGGGCACAAGCAGAG AGTTGTTTCACTGTGCATGTCTCCTATAAATGACAGCTTCATGTCAGGTTCTCTTGACCATAGCGTAAGAATATGGGATCTCCGTGTAAATGCATGCCAG GGAATTCTGCGGTTACGTGGAAGGCCCACTGTTGCTTATGATCAACAAGGCCTTGTTTTTGCTGTGGCAATGGAAGGGGGTGCTATCAAATTGTTTGATTCTCGTTCGTATGACAAG GGTCCATTTGATACTTTTCTTGTTGGTGGAGATACTGCCGAGGTCTGTGATATCAAATTCAGCAATGATGGCAGGTCTATGGTTTTGACAACCACAAATAACAATATCTACATTCTAGATGCCTATGGAGGAGATAAG CGTTGTGGATTCAGTTTGGAGCCATCACCTAATTTAACAACCGAGGCTACATTTACTCCAGATGGGCAATATGTGGTGGCAG GTTCAGGAGATGGAACATTGCATGCTTGGTACATCAACAAGCCCAATGAG GTGGCTTCCTGGAACAGTTACATAGGTGCAGTGACTTGCTTAAAGTGGGCACCGAGGAGAGTCATGTTTGCAGCTGCATCAACCGCCCTAACATTTTGGATACCCAAATCAAACGAGGAACCCAGCAATGGTGAAGCTACCGCCGGAGAATGA